In bacterium, a genomic segment contains:
- a CDS encoding flippase-like domain-containing protein — protein sequence MTKRTIQKILPLLFTILGAALLIKLIHGFGINNLLKLYEQLGWELIPIITIPLSWFSFQAYGWHEVLAGFKHQIKFIALLRIKLAGEALNTVTPVSFMGGDPLRIYLLNKDIPGTAATASVVLDRTIQTVAVVIFILLGLISSFLFLDLPPQWKIVFPLVAFAITSLLWFFLHRQQQGVFAFLSRALHKLGFKKHMADHIQEKITELDQRITQFYRNDRKHFYTSTLHHVLARLCGVVEIYVIAQMLHITLSFNEAFILATANVLVNFVFVFIPGSLGVMEGAFGALFLLMGHAPVQGLAIQLVRRFRTLVWIGIGLIVWKVQALSSSQRSHSK from the coding sequence ATGACTAAAAGGACAATCCAAAAAATCCTTCCTCTTCTTTTCACAATTTTGGGCGCTGCTCTTTTAATTAAACTCATTCATGGCTTTGGAATTAACAATCTTTTAAAACTTTATGAACAATTAGGCTGGGAACTGATTCCTATTATTACCATCCCGCTAAGCTGGTTTTCTTTTCAGGCCTACGGCTGGCACGAGGTATTGGCCGGCTTTAAACATCAAATTAAATTCATTGCTCTGTTGCGCATCAAGCTTGCTGGAGAAGCTCTGAATACTGTAACTCCTGTTAGCTTTATGGGAGGCGATCCTCTTAGAATTTATCTTTTAAATAAAGACATCCCCGGTACAGCAGCTACTGCCTCGGTAGTACTAGACCGAACCATTCAAACGGTAGCGGTAGTAATTTTTATTTTACTGGGCCTCATCAGCAGTTTTTTATTTTTAGACTTACCGCCTCAGTGGAAAATTGTTTTCCCGTTAGTAGCCTTTGCCATTACGAGCCTTTTATGGTTTTTTTTACACCGCCAACAGCAAGGTGTTTTTGCGTTTTTATCTCGCGCACTTCATAAGCTAGGCTTTAAAAAGCACATGGCCGATCATATCCAAGAAAAAATTACCGAGCTCGACCAACGTATTACTCAGTTTTACCGAAACGATCGGAAACATTTTTACACCTCAACACTCCATCACGTATTAGCCCGCCTGTGCGGCGTAGTAGAAATTTATGTTATTGCCCAAATGTTGCACATTACCCTTTCATTTAACGAAGCCTTTATTCTGGCCACAGCCAACGTACTGGTAAACTTTGTCTTCGTTTTTATTCCTGGAAGCCTGGGTGTGATGGAAGGAGCCTTTGGCGCCCTTTTTCTTTTAATGGGACACGCACCGGTACAAGGACTTGCCATTCAACTTGTTAGACGATTTCGCACCTTGGTTTGGATTGGGATTGGATTGATCGTATGGAAAGTGCAGGCACTCTCTTCATCTCAGCGTTCTCACTCAAAATAA
- a CDS encoding 1-acyl-sn-glycerol-3-phosphate acyltransferase → MKKIGLFFLNLIKPFFTAYTARRPDYVNKLKGVFVKDPYFSGMVQKFNFWHRLIFSPYFNKVNVDPIELNNLKKLSETGTLVYIMKNQGQLEYSYFNHLFIKENIPLAHFANSAHTLYWRKFSDFRTSLAARLNYYYERGLLEDPLNSGFLEYLIANGNSPLLNLRVSRELIFGNTDDPIEFIPPLIKAARKSLRPVYLVTQQFLYSRHPEKENKSIIDALFGEKTNPGRFRKFVMFLFLYRKKATVKFGEALNLKDFIAQNPDDDDITLSSKLKNILMERLMVERRSITGPALVKREKLLDKMLRNKNFKDDLEKLCLETGQKREDIEKTVHRYFMEIAADFNYNYVDFYSAAIHWMTKNIYDGLDIDTEGLSRIKKIAGKYPIILVPSHKSHIDYLLLSYIFYNYDLTMPHICAGINLKFWPVTNFVRHGGGFYIRRTIGGNKTYKLVLEHYLKLLMREGYTMEFFIEGTRSRTGKLLKPKMGILSMLMQGYLDGATPDAYFVPISIHYERIMEQKSYMSELKGAEKEKENVVGIIKAGDKFNKKYGKVFIRFAEPVSLKSFLDEKNILPENQNIDEHRRAVEQFAYKMTYDINRVSVVTSTSLVATALLSFNEKGILSRDLFDRIRHLKNYLDYKGARLTDVVRLNETRAYQDALSKLSMEKTISHYRDFEEEFYTLDTPKRMMLDYHKNTALHFYVSLACVSKILENATSNTLTLEEIKKKYEMLKTLLRHDFTFSERTTLEEHILKVIRFYEQEKLLTYNPDTTEVCFDSCRLTSSFYLFSSLLDDFFEASLITLTYIKNMAFEQMDQKKLELDILAKGHLFYLKGALHYSESLSQSNIHNALTVYKDLGLIKADDAKLVSRNYDEQTIIQWENILKGLLKLTGAKKTLPPIQQEVPLLPEPTTPDLH, encoded by the coding sequence ATGAAAAAGATAGGCCTTTTCTTCTTAAACCTGATTAAGCCCTTCTTTACAGCCTACACGGCACGCCGTCCAGATTACGTCAATAAACTTAAAGGGGTGTTTGTTAAAGACCCGTATTTTTCGGGAATGGTGCAAAAGTTTAACTTTTGGCATCGCCTTATTTTTTCTCCCTACTTCAACAAAGTAAACGTCGATCCTATCGAGCTTAATAATCTTAAAAAATTATCGGAAACCGGAACCTTGGTTTATATTATGAAAAACCAGGGGCAACTCGAGTACAGCTATTTTAATCATCTCTTTATTAAAGAAAATATTCCACTGGCCCACTTTGCCAACAGCGCCCACACGCTGTACTGGAGAAAATTTTCAGACTTTAGAACCTCACTTGCTGCCCGTCTCAATTATTATTACGAACGCGGCTTACTAGAAGACCCTCTTAACAGCGGATTTCTGGAATACTTAATTGCCAATGGGAACTCACCGCTTTTAAATTTACGTGTGTCGCGCGAACTGATTTTTGGCAACACAGACGACCCTATTGAATTTATCCCGCCTCTCATTAAAGCCGCCCGCAAAAGCTTGAGGCCGGTTTATTTGGTAACCCAACAATTTTTGTATAGCCGTCATCCCGAAAAAGAAAACAAATCTATTATTGACGCTCTCTTTGGTGAAAAAACAAATCCGGGACGCTTTCGAAAATTTGTAATGTTTTTATTTTTATACCGCAAAAAAGCTACCGTTAAATTTGGAGAAGCTCTTAACTTAAAAGATTTTATTGCCCAAAATCCAGACGATGACGACATCACACTTTCCAGCAAGTTAAAAAATATTTTGATGGAACGCCTTATGGTAGAACGCCGCAGTATTACAGGCCCGGCTTTGGTAAAACGCGAAAAACTTTTAGACAAAATGCTGCGCAATAAAAACTTTAAGGACGATTTAGAAAAATTATGCCTGGAAACGGGGCAAAAACGTGAAGACATAGAAAAGACCGTACACCGCTACTTTATGGAAATAGCGGCCGACTTTAATTACAACTATGTGGACTTTTACTCCGCCGCCATCCATTGGATGACCAAAAACATTTACGACGGCTTAGATATTGATACCGAAGGATTATCGCGCATTAAAAAGATTGCCGGTAAATACCCCATCATTCTTGTTCCCTCGCACAAAAGCCATATCGATTATTTGTTACTCTCCTATATTTTTTATAATTACGATTTAACAATGCCACACATTTGCGCCGGCATTAACCTCAAATTTTGGCCCGTAACTAATTTTGTGCGCCACGGCGGAGGCTTTTATATACGACGTACCATTGGCGGCAATAAAACATATAAATTAGTATTGGAACATTATCTTAAACTGCTCATGCGTGAAGGCTATACCATGGAATTTTTTATTGAAGGCACGCGTTCACGTACCGGCAAACTCTTAAAACCCAAAATGGGTATTTTATCCATGCTCATGCAGGGCTATTTAGACGGAGCCACACCCGATGCTTATTTTGTGCCCATTTCTATTCATTACGAACGCATTATGGAGCAAAAAAGCTACATGAGCGAATTAAAGGGCGCCGAAAAGGAAAAAGAAAACGTGGTGGGTATTATTAAGGCTGGCGATAAATTTAATAAAAAATATGGAAAAGTTTTTATTCGCTTTGCCGAACCCGTATCGCTTAAAAGCTTTTTAGACGAAAAAAATATTTTGCCCGAAAATCAAAACATAGACGAACATCGCCGTGCTGTAGAACAGTTTGCCTATAAAATGACATACGATATCAACCGTGTATCGGTGGTAACATCTACTTCGCTTGTAGCTACGGCGCTTTTGTCGTTTAACGAAAAAGGTATTTTATCGCGTGATTTATTTGATCGTATCCGTCACTTAAAAAATTATCTCGATTACAAAGGTGCCCGTCTTACCGATGTGGTGCGCTTAAACGAAACACGAGCCTATCAAGATGCCTTAAGCAAGCTGTCGATGGAAAAAACAATTTCACATTATCGTGATTTTGAAGAAGAGTTTTATACTTTAGATACCCCCAAGCGCATGATGCTTGATTATCATAAAAATACCGCGCTCCATTTTTATGTGTCGCTCGCATGCGTGTCTAAAATATTAGAAAACGCAACGTCCAATACACTTACCTTAGAAGAAATTAAAAAGAAGTACGAAATGCTCAAAACATTGCTCCGTCACGACTTTACTTTTAGCGAACGCACTACCTTAGAAGAGCATATTTTAAAGGTAATCCGTTTTTATGAACAGGAAAAGCTACTCACCTATAATCCAGATACTACCGAGGTATGCTTTGACAGTTGCCGTTTAACATCTTCATTTTACCTCTTTAGTTCACTTTTAGACGACTTTTTTGAAGCTAGCCTTATTACGCTTACCTACATTAAAAACATGGCATTTGAGCAAATGGATCAAAAGAAATTGGAATTGGATATTCTGGCCAAAGGCCATCTTTTTTACTTAAAAGGAGCGCTTCATTATTCGGAATCGCTTTCTCAATCTAACATTCACAACGCCTTAACGGTATATAAAGACTTAGGCCTGATAAAGGCCGACGATGCAAAATTAGTAAGCCGCAATTACGATGAACAAACAATTATTCAGTGGGAAAATATTTTAAAGGGATTGCTTAAATTAACAGGGGCTAAGAAAACTTTACCTCCTATACAGCAGGAAGTACCATTATTGCCTGAACCAACCACACCCGATCTTCACTAG
- a CDS encoding bifunctional riboflavin kinase/FAD synthetase produces the protein MKVLTSSADAKALLKKGCVLTMGNYDGIHLGHRHIIKGLLKEAKKRKLPALLYTFNPHPVSVLAPKVAPSLINTFDQKMEILEKLGLDYVVAEKFNKNFAKLSPQKFFDEILVKRLKPHFITVGYDFTFGARRAGNIENLEILSYKNKIDLKIIDPCMKGNTLSSSSLIRRFVSEGKMREASELLTRAFFIDGEVIPGFKRGRAMGIKTANVKTHNKLLPPPGVYVTRTSVGDQLYKSVTNIGFNPTFQNAESSIETHILDFKKEIYGHNIRIHFIEKIRDEKTFSDSNELFKQIEKDIAKAQKILAASKQVSLII, from the coding sequence ATGAAAGTCCTCACCTCTTCAGCCGATGCCAAAGCCCTCCTTAAAAAAGGCTGTGTTCTTACTATGGGTAACTACGATGGCATTCATCTGGGACATCGGCACATTATTAAAGGTCTTTTAAAAGAAGCCAAAAAGCGCAAACTACCAGCCCTACTGTATACATTTAACCCTCACCCTGTTTCGGTATTAGCACCCAAAGTAGCACCTTCTCTTATCAATACTTTTGACCAAAAAATGGAAATTTTGGAAAAACTGGGGCTTGACTATGTGGTAGCCGAAAAATTTAACAAAAACTTTGCCAAACTATCACCCCAAAAGTTTTTTGATGAAATTTTGGTAAAACGTTTAAAACCACATTTTATTACCGTTGGGTACGATTTTACCTTTGGAGCACGCCGTGCCGGTAATATTGAAAATTTGGAAATATTAAGCTACAAAAACAAAATTGATCTTAAAATTATAGATCCCTGCATGAAGGGAAACACGCTGTCGTCTTCTAGCCTTATCCGTCGCTTTGTAAGTGAAGGCAAAATGCGCGAGGCATCCGAATTACTCACACGTGCCTTTTTTATTGATGGCGAGGTGATCCCGGGGTTTAAGCGCGGGCGGGCCATGGGCATCAAAACAGCCAATGTAAAAACACACAATAAATTGCTGCCACCTCCTGGTGTGTATGTAACACGTACATCAGTAGGCGATCAGCTTTATAAGAGCGTAACCAATATTGGTTTTAATCCCACCTTTCAAAATGCCGAAAGTTCCATCGAAACCCATATTTTAGATTTTAAAAAAGAAATTTACGGACATAATATCCGTATTCATTTTATAGAAAAAATACGCGACGAAAAAACCTTTAGCGATAGCAATGAACTTTTTAAGCAAATTGAAAAGGATATTGCTAAAGCTCAAAAAATTTTAGCAGCCAGCAAACAAGTTTCACTAATTATCTAA
- the aroE gene encoding shikimate dehydrogenase codes for MKIVGIIGNPIKHSLSPIMHNAAFAAKKMPYLYMPFELQTEELVSFLSIKNLKQKNIVGLNVTIPHKEAVIPFMHTLSPTAKAIGAVNTIVVKGSKLHGHNTDAAGYMMSLKKEAGFNVKGKNVVVVGAGGSARAVIYGVLSGKCASLCIVNRTLEKAQQLAKEFGQLFPKVSIEAYGLNLIPNPVFKNCDLLINTTSMGLNGTPMTVLPLELLKKKALVSDIVYTPLITPLLSAARRLKLKAHPGWGMLLYQGVLAFTLWTNKQPPVSPMKQHLQATLF; via the coding sequence ATGAAAATCGTCGGCATCATTGGTAATCCCATCAAACATTCGCTGTCGCCCATCATGCATAACGCTGCCTTTGCCGCTAAAAAAATGCCGTATCTCTACATGCCTTTTGAACTTCAAACCGAGGAGCTCGTATCCTTTTTGTCTATTAAAAATTTAAAACAAAAAAACATTGTAGGGCTTAACGTGACCATCCCGCATAAAGAAGCTGTTATTCCCTTCATGCACACCCTTTCGCCCACAGCCAAAGCCATTGGGGCGGTTAATACTATTGTAGTAAAAGGCAGTAAATTGCATGGGCATAATACCGATGCCGCTGGTTACATGATGAGCCTCAAAAAAGAGGCCGGGTTTAACGTAAAAGGTAAAAATGTGGTGGTAGTGGGCGCCGGTGGATCGGCGCGCGCAGTTATTTATGGTGTGCTCAGCGGTAAATGTGCTTCGTTATGTATTGTAAATCGCACGCTTGAAAAAGCCCAACAACTGGCTAAAGAATTTGGACAGTTATTTCCCAAAGTAAGCATTGAAGCCTATGGGTTAAATCTTATTCCTAACCCTGTGTTTAAAAATTGTGATCTGTTGATCAACACCACATCGATGGGGTTAAATGGAACACCCATGACGGTACTTCCTTTGGAACTTTTAAAAAAGAAAGCCCTGGTATCCGACATTGTTTATACTCCTCTCATTACCCCTTTACTTAGTGCAGCTCGTCGGCTAAAACTTAAAGCACATCCAGGATGGGGTATGCTCCTCTATCAAGGGGTTTTAGCCTTTACTTTATGGACAAACAAACAGCCGCCAGTTTCACCGATGAAACAACATTTACAGGCCACACTCTTTTAA
- a CDS encoding response regulator — MELSYIENLTPESRRIMGLGTKRLLVVEDDPILIRFWKRFQSHLPFYKMIIETDPHQALETLAEDGADILLTDLAMPAMSGLELIRRALKINATLKTVLTTGHMPQLVDTAMEDGFLHIIPKPYKNLKNLESFLSMLGENTGDISQVEKSERLYVWNL, encoded by the coding sequence ATGGAATTGTCTTATATCGAAAATTTAACGCCTGAAAGCCGTCGCATCATGGGGCTTGGCACCAAACGCTTGTTAGTTGTGGAGGATGATCCCATATTAATTCGTTTTTGGAAGCGCTTTCAAAGTCATTTGCCATTTTATAAAATGATCATCGAAACTGATCCGCATCAGGCCCTTGAAACTTTAGCCGAAGACGGAGCCGATATTTTGCTTACCGATTTAGCCATGCCAGCCATGTCGGGTTTAGAGCTCATCCGCCGCGCGCTTAAAATTAATGCTACACTTAAAACCGTTTTAACAACGGGCCATATGCCGCAGCTGGTAGATACAGCCATGGAGGATGGGTTTTTACATATTATTCCCAAACCATATAAAAATTTAAAAAACCTCGAAAGCTTCCTCTCGATGCTTGGCGAAAATACAGGTGATATTTCTCAGGTTGAAAAAAGCGAACGTCTGTATGTGTGGAATCTTTGA
- the pcrA gene encoding DNA helicase PcrA, whose protein sequence is MLDQLNPQQREAVVQTEGPLLILAGAGSGKTRVLTFRIAHLLREKNISPHNILAVTFTNKAAGEMRERIEKILGEGAMRNMWVSTFHSICLRILRRHASLLGYKPDFSIYDDSDQDKLISQCLEELGYNPKILTPKMAASIINRSKNNGWSVEEYAANNDDFFGEKLAKVYDAYQKKLLTNQAMDFGDLILNVLKLFQNHPDVLHYYQNTLKYIHVDEYQDTNICQYQLIRLLSDAHRNICVVGDDDQSIYKFRGAEIRNILDFQKDFSDSTVVKLEQNYRSTQNILKAASGVVANNRRRMGKTLWTDNGDGELIGLFKAPTEKDEARFVGQEIEKHKPQYSYQEMAVFYRTNAQSRPIEDELRKRKIPYMIIGGMKFYDRMEIKDMLAYLKVLVNPADSMALKRIINVPARAIGKTTIDKLESIAQQAGTSLWDTILEVIKNGSLQINKGTLDKLTQFATLLARLNSLRQSVSLTDFMTTLFEETGYWKMLTDEKTLESESRLENLEELVTVVSEYVAEHEDATLEGFLDQAMLVSAVDVQGESNEYVTLMTLHLAKGLEFPLVFMVGMEEGLFPHNRSLNSDDDLEEERRLCYVGMTRAMKKLNLSFATQRSLFGSSQFNLPSRFLQEIPSELLIKQGYDVSRLSNVDDREFRSFGRDDDFNQSSSADDFNQDNQNPFQRGARVRHAVFGVGTIRATEGEDENQKLTIAFQNGGIKKLLTKYANLELVNGG, encoded by the coding sequence ATGCTCGATCAATTAAACCCCCAGCAACGCGAAGCGGTTGTACAAACCGAAGGTCCGCTTCTTATTTTGGCCGGCGCCGGTTCTGGAAAAACGCGCGTCCTTACGTTTCGTATTGCTCATTTGCTAAGAGAAAAAAATATTTCACCCCACAATATTTTGGCTGTTACCTTTACCAACAAAGCGGCCGGAGAAATGCGTGAGCGTATCGAAAAAATTTTGGGTGAAGGGGCCATGCGCAACATGTGGGTATCAACCTTCCATTCTATTTGTCTGCGCATTTTACGGCGTCATGCTTCCCTGTTGGGGTATAAGCCCGATTTTTCAATTTATGACGATTCCGATCAGGACAAACTTATTTCTCAGTGTTTGGAGGAATTAGGATATAATCCAAAAATACTCACTCCTAAAATGGCGGCCTCAATTATCAATCGTTCAAAAAATAACGGCTGGAGCGTAGAGGAATATGCAGCTAACAATGATGATTTTTTTGGTGAAAAATTGGCCAAGGTTTATGATGCCTATCAAAAAAAGCTTCTTACCAATCAGGCTATGGATTTTGGAGATCTTATCCTGAATGTTTTAAAATTATTTCAAAATCATCCTGATGTTTTGCACTATTATCAAAATACGCTCAAATACATTCATGTTGATGAGTATCAAGATACCAACATTTGCCAATATCAGCTTATCCGTTTGTTGTCTGATGCGCACCGCAATATTTGCGTTGTTGGCGATGATGACCAGTCTATTTACAAATTTAGAGGGGCTGAAATTCGCAATATTTTAGATTTTCAAAAAGATTTTTCCGACTCAACTGTGGTGAAGTTAGAACAAAATTATCGTTCTACTCAAAATATTTTAAAAGCGGCTTCTGGAGTGGTGGCTAATAATAGACGTAGGATGGGAAAAACCTTGTGGACCGATAATGGCGATGGCGAATTAATTGGTCTTTTTAAGGCCCCTACCGAAAAAGATGAGGCCCGGTTTGTAGGTCAGGAAATTGAAAAGCATAAACCCCAATATAGTTATCAGGAAATGGCTGTTTTTTACCGTACCAATGCACAATCTCGCCCTATAGAAGACGAACTGAGAAAACGTAAAATTCCCTACATGATTATTGGTGGCATGAAGTTTTATGACCGCATGGAAATTAAAGATATGCTGGCTTACTTAAAAGTGCTGGTAAACCCTGCCGACTCGATGGCCTTAAAGCGCATTATTAATGTACCGGCCCGTGCTATTGGCAAAACCACTATAGATAAATTGGAAAGTATAGCACAACAAGCAGGTACATCATTATGGGACACAATTTTAGAAGTTATAAAAAATGGCAGCTTGCAAATCAACAAAGGTACGCTTGATAAGCTTACGCAATTTGCAACTCTGCTAGCTCGTCTCAATAGTTTGCGCCAATCGGTCTCGCTTACCGATTTTATGACCACGCTTTTTGAAGAAACTGGTTATTGGAAAATGCTCACCGATGAAAAAACTCTAGAATCGGAGTCGCGTCTTGAAAATCTAGAAGAATTAGTGACCGTTGTGTCGGAATATGTGGCCGAGCATGAGGATGCAACGCTGGAAGGTTTTTTAGATCAGGCCATGCTGGTATCGGCAGTGGATGTGCAGGGTGAATCGAATGAATATGTAACGCTGATGACGTTGCATTTGGCCAAAGGTTTAGAATTTCCATTAGTATTTATGGTGGGTATGGAAGAAGGACTTTTCCCGCATAATCGTTCTCTTAATTCTGATGATGATCTCGAGGAAGAGCGTCGTTTGTGTTACGTAGGCATGACGCGCGCCATGAAAAAACTAAATTTAAGTTTTGCTACCCAACGAAGTTTGTTTGGCAGTAGCCAATTTAATTTGCCGTCACGTTTTTTGCAGGAAATTCCTTCTGAATTGCTGATTAAACAAGGTTACGATGTATCGCGCTTATCCAATGTGGACGACCGCGAGTTTAGGTCATTTGGCCGTGATGACGACTTTAATCAAAGTAGCAGTGCCGACGATTTTAATCAGGATAACCAAAATCCATTTCAGCGTGGTGCTCGCGTGCGTCATGCGGTTTTTGGGGTTGGTACTATCCGTGCTACCGAGGGCGAAGACGAAAACCAAAAGCTTACCATTGCCTTTCAAAACGGGGGCATCAAAAAACTACTTACCAAGTACGCTAATCTTGAGCTAGTCAATGGTGGGTAG